A section of the Alphaproteobacteria bacterium genome encodes:
- a CDS encoding GatB/YqeY domain-containing protein, translating to MRKELNEALKTALKSKDSRSVSTLRLILAAIKDRDIAVRSDGNAEGISDEQILDLLQKMIKQRHESIAAYEKGGRADLVAQEQGEIEVIRRFLPAQMSQSEIQAAVAEAVTETGAGSLKDMGKVMGVLKERYAGRMDMGAASGAAKKALGS from the coding sequence ATGCGCAAAGAATTGAACGAGGCGCTCAAGACCGCGCTCAAATCCAAGGATTCGCGTTCGGTCTCCACGCTCCGCCTGATCCTCGCCGCGATCAAGGACCGCGACATCGCGGTGCGCAGCGACGGCAATGCCGAGGGCATTTCGGACGAGCAGATTCTCGACCTGTTGCAGAAGATGATCAAGCAGCGCCACGAGAGCATCGCCGCCTACGAGAAGGGCGGGCGCGCCGACCTGGTGGCCCAGGAGCAGGGCGAAATCGAGGTCATCCGCCGATTCCTGCCGGCGCAAATGAGCCAGTCCGAAATTCAGGCGGCGGTGGCCGAGGCGGTTACCGAAACCGGCGCCGGCAGCCTCAAGGATATGGGCAAGGTCATGGGCGTCCTGAAGGAACGCTATGCGGGCCGGATGGATATGGGGGCGGCCAGCGGGGCGGCGAAAAAGGCACTGGGGAGCTGA
- the carA gene encoding glutamine-hydrolyzing carbamoyl-phosphate synthase small subunit, which yields MPHSPAETRPGKGPAEGATGVLVLEDGTVFWGTGFGKPGEAVGELCFNTAMTGYQEILSDPSYAAQIITFTFPHIGNVGTNDEDIEATTPWARGLVVRADVREPSNYRALRHLDPWLLSHGLVGLAGIDTRRLTRRLRDEGAANGVVCHAPDGDFDLDRLTGIARAWPGLKGMDLARDVTTRQTYEWRETQWRWNEGYGRQEAPRHHVVAIDYGVKRNILRCLASLGCRVTVVPATTATEDVMALAPDGIFLSNGPGDPAATGQYAVPEIRKLLDTGKPVFGICLGHQMLALALGATTEKMHHGHRGANHPIKNLATGRVEITSQNHGFVVARDSLPEGVDATHISLFDGTLAGLALRDRPVFSVQYHPEASPGPQDSRYLFENFIRAMDQS from the coding sequence ATGCCCCACTCCCCCGCAGAAACGCGGCCGGGTAAGGGCCCGGCTGAGGGCGCGACGGGGGTATTGGTTCTCGAAGACGGGACGGTCTTTTGGGGCACCGGCTTCGGCAAGCCGGGCGAGGCGGTGGGCGAGCTCTGTTTCAACACCGCCATGACCGGCTATCAGGAAATTCTGAGCGACCCCTCCTACGCCGCCCAGATCATCACCTTCACCTTCCCTCATATCGGCAATGTCGGCACCAATGACGAGGATATTGAGGCGACGACCCCCTGGGCGCGCGGGCTGGTGGTGCGGGCCGATGTGCGCGAGCCGTCGAACTACCGCGCGCTCCGCCATCTCGACCCGTGGCTGCTCTCTCACGGGCTCGTGGGGCTGGCCGGGATCGACACCCGCCGGCTCACCCGCCGGCTCCGGGACGAAGGGGCGGCCAATGGCGTCGTCTGCCACGCGCCGGACGGCGACTTCGATCTCGACAGGCTCACCGGCATCGCGCGCGCCTGGCCCGGGCTCAAGGGTATGGACCTGGCCCGCGACGTGACCACCCGGCAGACCTACGAATGGCGCGAGACACAGTGGCGCTGGAACGAGGGTTATGGCCGGCAGGAAGCGCCCCGGCACCATGTGGTGGCGATCGATTACGGCGTAAAACGCAATATCCTGCGCTGCCTTGCCTCCCTTGGCTGTCGCGTCACCGTGGTGCCGGCCACGACGGCGACCGAGGATGTGATGGCGCTCGCGCCGGACGGCATCTTTCTCTCGAACGGACCGGGCGATCCGGCGGCGACAGGGCAATATGCCGTGCCCGAGATACGCAAGCTGCTCGATACCGGCAAGCCCGTCTTCGGTATCTGTCTCGGCCACCAGATGCTGGCCCTGGCACTGGGGGCGACAACCGAGAAAATGCATCACGGGCATCGCGGCGCCAATCATCCGATCAAGAACCTCGCCACCGGCCGGGTCGAAATCACGAGCCAGAACCATGGCTTCGTCGTCGCCAGGGACAGCCTGCCCGAGGGCGTGGACGCCACCCACATCTCGCTTTTCGACGGCACGCTCGCCGGCCTCGCGCTCAGGGACCGTCCCGTGTTTTCCGTCCAGTACCATCCCGAAGCCTCGCCCGGCCCGCAGGACAGCCGATACCTGTTCGAAAATTTCATTCGCGCGATGGATCAGTCCTGA
- the carB gene encoding carbamoyl-phosphate synthase large subunit, producing the protein MPRRTDIQSILIIGAGPIIIGQACEFDYSGTQACKALREDGYRIILVNSNPATIMTDPDMADATYVEPITPEIVARIIEKERPDALLPTMGGQTALNTALSLYQDGTLDRYGVELIGANQTAIEMAEDRQLFREAMTRIGLESPRARVVHSLDDAMAALDQIGLPAIIRPSYTLGGTGGGIAYNRDEYREIVRGGLDASPVTEVLVEESVLGWKEFEMEVVRDKADNCIIVCSIENVDPMGIHTGDSITVAPALTLTDKEYQIMRNASIAVLREIGVDTGGSNVQFAVDPASGRLVVIEMNPRVSRSSALASKATGFPIAKVAARLAVGYTLDELDNDITGVTPASFEPSIDYVVTKIPRFAFEKFRGAKPLLTTSMKSVGEAMAIGRNFAESLQKALRSLETGLTGLNEIEIPGAAGDDGKDAIRAALGRPTPDRLLVAAQALRAGLDIDEVHAACRIDPWFLGQIADIVALEKSVRQDGLPATAAGLRRLKKMGFGDARLAELSGIPVAEVVRRRHAAGVTPVYKRIDTCAAEFPSLTPYMYSAYEGDDVSPAECESAPTERDKVIILGGGPNRIGQGIEFDYCCVHAVFALREAGFETIMVNCNPETVSTDYDTSDRLYFEPLTEEDVIELARLEQSRGTLRGVIVQFGGQTPLKLAQALEDADIPILGTSPDAIDLAEDRERFQGLLTRIGLKQPRNAIASSEADAIAKADKVGYPVVIRPSYVLGGRAMEIVHDEAGLKTYMAEAVKVSGDDPVLIDTFLQDAIEVDVDAISDGERVFVAGIMEHIEEAGIHSGDSACSLPPHSLPPAIIEALEEQTRKLALALNVVGLMNVQFAVKGGDIFILEANPRASRTVPFVAKATGKPIAKIAARVMAGETLDGFDIQPVPGKHIAVKEAVFPFARFPGVDIILGPEMKSTGEVMGIDTDFARAFAKSQLGSGVRLPESGTAFVSVRDHDKTASIVLAQNLAELGFNLIATRGTARVLKAAGLTVTEVNKVLEGRPHIVDAMISGDVQLVFNTTEGAQAIADSFSLRRTALTHKIPYYTTMAGALAAAEAIRALKKGQLDVAPLQSFFSAGPSPKTV; encoded by the coding sequence ATGCCCAGGCGGACCGACATTCAATCGATCCTGATCATCGGCGCCGGCCCCATCATCATCGGCCAGGCCTGCGAATTCGATTACTCCGGCACACAGGCCTGCAAGGCGCTGCGCGAGGACGGCTACCGGATCATCCTGGTCAATTCCAACCCGGCCACGATCATGACCGATCCTGACATGGCGGACGCGACCTATGTGGAGCCCATCACACCCGAGATCGTCGCCCGGATCATCGAAAAGGAGCGCCCGGACGCCCTGTTGCCCACGATGGGCGGGCAGACGGCGCTCAATACCGCTCTCTCGCTCTACCAGGACGGAACCCTCGATCGCTACGGCGTCGAACTTATCGGTGCAAATCAGACCGCGATCGAGATGGCCGAGGATCGCCAGCTCTTTCGCGAGGCCATGACGCGTATCGGACTGGAGTCACCGCGCGCCAGGGTCGTGCATTCACTCGACGACGCGATGGCGGCGCTCGATCAGATCGGGCTGCCGGCGATCATCCGGCCCAGCTACACGTTGGGCGGCACCGGCGGAGGCATCGCCTATAACCGGGACGAATACCGCGAGATCGTCCGAGGTGGCCTCGACGCATCGCCGGTCACCGAGGTGCTGGTGGAGGAATCGGTCCTCGGCTGGAAGGAGTTCGAGATGGAAGTCGTCCGCGACAAGGCGGACAACTGCATCATCGTCTGCTCGATCGAGAATGTTGACCCGATGGGCATTCACACAGGCGACAGCATAACTGTGGCGCCGGCGCTGACCCTGACGGACAAGGAATACCAGATCATGCGCAACGCCTCGATCGCGGTGCTGCGCGAGATCGGCGTCGATACCGGTGGTTCCAACGTCCAGTTTGCCGTCGACCCCGCAAGCGGGCGGCTCGTCGTGATCGAGATGAACCCGCGCGTCTCGCGTTCCTCGGCACTCGCCAGCAAGGCCACGGGCTTTCCCATCGCCAAGGTGGCGGCCCGGCTGGCGGTCGGCTACACGCTGGACGAGCTGGACAACGACATCACCGGGGTCACCCCCGCCTCCTTCGAGCCATCGATCGATTACGTCGTCACCAAGATCCCGCGGTTCGCTTTCGAGAAATTCCGTGGTGCCAAGCCCTTGCTCACCACCTCGATGAAATCGGTGGGCGAAGCAATGGCGATCGGGCGCAATTTTGCCGAATCTTTGCAGAAAGCGCTGCGATCACTCGAAACCGGGCTGACCGGCTTGAATGAAATCGAGATCCCCGGTGCGGCGGGTGATGATGGCAAGGATGCGATCCGCGCCGCCCTCGGCCGGCCCACACCGGACCGGCTTCTGGTTGCGGCCCAGGCCCTGCGCGCCGGGCTCGACATTGACGAGGTGCACGCCGCCTGCCGGATCGACCCGTGGTTCCTTGGCCAGATCGCCGATATCGTGGCTCTCGAAAAATCGGTTCGCCAGGATGGCCTGCCCGCGACGGCGGCCGGGCTTCGCCGGCTCAAGAAAATGGGCTTCGGAGATGCCCGTCTGGCCGAGCTTTCGGGCATACCCGTCGCCGAGGTCGTCCGTCGCCGTCATGCGGCCGGCGTCACGCCTGTCTACAAGCGTATCGACACCTGCGCGGCCGAGTTCCCGTCCCTGACCCCGTACATGTATTCCGCCTATGAGGGCGATGACGTCAGCCCGGCCGAATGCGAGTCGGCCCCGACCGAACGCGACAAGGTCATCATTCTGGGCGGTGGCCCCAACCGTATCGGCCAGGGAATCGAGTTTGACTATTGCTGCGTGCACGCGGTCTTCGCGCTGCGCGAGGCGGGGTTCGAGACCATCATGGTCAACTGCAATCCGGAAACAGTCTCGACCGATTACGATACGTCCGACCGCCTTTATTTCGAGCCGCTGACGGAAGAGGACGTGATCGAGCTCGCGCGCCTGGAACAGAGCCGGGGCACGCTCCGGGGCGTGATCGTGCAGTTCGGCGGCCAGACGCCTCTCAAACTGGCGCAGGCCTTGGAAGACGCCGACATCCCCATCCTTGGCACCTCGCCCGACGCGATTGACCTGGCCGAAGATCGCGAGCGGTTCCAGGGACTCCTCACCCGCATCGGCCTCAAGCAGCCCAGAAACGCGATCGCCTCCAGCGAAGCGGACGCCATCGCGAAGGCGGATAAAGTGGGATATCCGGTCGTCATCCGCCCGTCTTACGTGCTGGGCGGCCGGGCCATGGAAATCGTCCACGACGAGGCGGGGCTCAAGACCTACATGGCGGAAGCGGTCAAGGTCTCGGGCGACGATCCGGTTCTGATCGACACTTTTCTGCAGGACGCGATCGAGGTGGATGTCGACGCCATCAGCGACGGCGAGCGGGTTTTCGTCGCCGGCATTATGGAACATATCGAGGAGGCGGGTATCCATTCGGGCGACTCGGCCTGTTCGCTCCCGCCCCACTCGCTCCCGCCGGCAATCATCGAGGCGCTTGAGGAGCAAACCCGCAAGCTTGCCCTGGCCCTCAATGTGGTGGGGCTGATGAACGTACAGTTTGCGGTCAAGGGCGGGGACATCTTCATCCTCGAGGCGAACCCGCGGGCGAGCCGGACCGTGCCTTTTGTCGCCAAGGCCACCGGCAAGCCCATCGCCAAGATCGCCGCCCGCGTCATGGCCGGCGAAACCCTTGACGGATTCGATATTCAACCCGTGCCGGGCAAGCACATCGCCGTCAAGGAAGCCGTGTTCCCGTTTGCCCGGTTCCCCGGCGTGGACATCATCCTCGGCCCCGAAATGAAATCGACGGGTGAGGTGATGGGAATAGATACGGACTTCGCCCGCGCGTTCGCCAAATCGCAGCTTGGCAGCGGCGTGCGCCTGCCGGAATCCGGCACGGCCTTTGTCTCGGTGCGCGACCACGACAAGACTGCGAGCATCGTGCTCGCCCAAAACCTGGCCGAGCTGGGCTTTAATCTGATTGCGACACGCGGCACCGCCCGTGTCCTGAAAGCGGCCGGTCTTACCGTGACGGAAGTGAACAAGGTGCTGGAGGGCCGGCCGCATATCGTGGACGCCATGATCAGCGGCGATGTGCAACTCGTCTTCAACACCACCGAGGGCGCGCAGGCAATCGCCGACAGCTTCTCGCTCCGCCGCACGGCCCTGACCCACAAGATCCCCTATTACACCACGATGGCGGGCGCCCTTGCCGCGGCCGAGGCAATCCGGGCACTGAAAAAGGGACAACTCGACGTCGCCCCGTTGCAGTCCTTTTTTTCCGCTGGCCCATCCCCTAAAACGGTCTAG
- the greA gene encoding transcription elongation factor GreA: MKKIPMTPGGLERLRRELDHLKNTERHEIIKAIASAREHGDLSENAEYHAARERQSFVEGRVAELEDVISRAEVIDVSKLSGETVTFGTTVVVYDEDADKEVTYQIVGPHEADAGQGRLSVDSPIAKALIGRSVGDISDVTTPGGSKSYEVVSIEITR, encoded by the coding sequence ATGAAAAAGATACCCATGACCCCGGGCGGGCTGGAACGTCTGCGCCGGGAACTCGACCACCTGAAAAACACGGAACGCCACGAGATCATCAAGGCGATCGCGTCGGCGCGCGAGCACGGCGACCTTTCCGAAAACGCTGAATATCATGCCGCCCGAGAACGCCAGAGTTTCGTCGAGGGCCGCGTGGCGGAGCTCGAAGACGTCATCAGCCGGGCAGAAGTCATCGACGTCTCGAAACTCTCGGGCGAAACGGTGACCTTCGGCACGACTGTCGTCGTTTACGACGAGGACGCGGACAAGGAGGTGACCTACCAGATCGTCGGACCGCACGAGGCCGATGCGGGCCAGGGCCGACTGTCGGTCGATTCGCCCATCGCGAAGGCGCTGATCGGGCGATCCGTCGGTGATATTTCCGACGTCACCACGCCCGGCGGCAGCAAGAGCTACGAAGTCGTTTCCATCGAGATCACGCGCTAG
- a CDS encoding Lrp/AsnC family transcriptional regulator, with translation MPKPETRPAPVRKSPGNPDKSGKKGKVRLDRIDRRLLHELQENGRITNVDLAKRAGISPPPCLRRVRALAREGFVRGFHADINPELLGFGVTVFALVGLDSQAESDLVAFEEMVGQWPNVRECYMLAGEIDFILKVVAADWDAYQRFITEKLTPAKNVAHVKSALTIRQSKAKPGVPVLAEKG, from the coding sequence ATGCCCAAGCCCGAGACGCGCCCTGCGCCTGTCCGCAAATCGCCGGGGAATCCAGACAAAAGCGGCAAAAAGGGCAAGGTGCGCCTTGACCGGATCGACCGTCGGCTGTTGCACGAGTTGCAGGAAAACGGGCGCATCACCAACGTGGATCTGGCCAAGAGAGCCGGAATCTCGCCGCCCCCCTGCCTCCGACGGGTCCGGGCGCTGGCGCGGGAAGGATTCGTCCGCGGGTTTCATGCCGACATTAATCCCGAGCTTTTGGGCTTTGGTGTGACAGTCTTCGCGCTGGTCGGCCTCGACAGCCAGGCGGAGTCCGATCTCGTGGCCTTTGAGGAGATGGTCGGCCAATGGCCCAATGTCCGGGAATGCTACATGCTGGCGGGGGAGATCGATTTCATCCTGAAGGTGGTTGCGGCCGACTGGGATGCCTATCAGCGCTTCATCACTGAAAAGCTCACCCCCGCGAAGAATGTAGCCCATGTCAAATCGGCGCTCACCATTCGCCAGTCGAAGGCCAAGCCGGGTGTTCCCGTCCTGGCGGAAAAGGGCTGA
- a CDS encoding mitochondrial fission ELM1 family protein gives MPKTCWILSEGLAGTENQCVGLAERLGLPVTVKRLAIAAPWRHLPLFLWPNPLTLLAHASDPLSPPWPDLIIAAGRKMAPVALALRAKAAKEAGTPPFTVFIQTPPVAPHHFDVVIAPAHDRLKGRNVIRTRGALTRVTDEKLAREAAGFALSETGKRLAELPAPRVAVLVGGPNRRHKMTPDAMAALGTRLRDAASRQRASLLVTTSRRTGPLNVAALADALAGFGNLIFWDGTRQGDDAAGRGPNPYFAFLAAADVIVVTPDSVSMASEAVATGKPVYVADLPGGSTKFERFHQSLAAAGATRPFLGSFQRWDYPRFDDTAEAAQRVREMAGL, from the coding sequence ATGCCGAAAACCTGCTGGATTTTGAGCGAAGGCCTCGCCGGCACCGAGAACCAGTGCGTCGGCCTGGCTGAACGCCTGGGCCTCCCCGTGACCGTCAAACGTCTCGCCATCGCCGCACCCTGGCGCCACCTGCCGCTTTTTCTCTGGCCCAATCCATTGACGCTGCTCGCACACGCGTCCGATCCCCTGAGCCCGCCCTGGCCCGACCTGATCATCGCGGCCGGACGCAAAATGGCGCCCGTCGCCCTGGCGCTTCGGGCAAAGGCGGCCAAAGAGGCCGGCACGCCACCCTTTACCGTCTTCATCCAGACGCCGCCGGTGGCGCCGCACCATTTCGATGTTGTGATCGCGCCGGCGCACGACCGGCTCAAGGGAAGGAATGTGATCCGGACGCGCGGCGCACTTACCCGCGTCACCGATGAGAAGCTCGCTCGCGAGGCGGCCGGTTTCGCTCTCAGCGAGACCGGGAAACGCCTCGCGGAATTGCCGGCGCCGCGCGTCGCCGTGCTGGTGGGTGGCCCCAACCGGCGCCATAAAATGACGCCCGACGCCATGGCCGCGCTCGGCACCCGGTTGCGCGATGCCGCCAGCCGCCAGAGGGCCAGTCTGCTCGTCACCACCTCGCGCCGGACGGGACCGCTGAATGTCGCCGCCCTGGCCGATGCGCTCGCGGGATTTGGCAATCTGATTTTCTGGGATGGCACCAGGCAAGGCGACGACGCGGCCGGGCGCGGTCCCAATCCCTATTTTGCCTTTCTCGCGGCGGCCGATGTCATCGTCGTGACCCCGGATTCGGTTTCCATGGCCTCGGAAGCGGTCGCGACCGGCAAGCCGGTCTATGTGGCCGATTTGCCCGGCGGATCGACGAAATTCGAGCGGTTTCACCAAAGCCTCGCCGCTGCCGGTGCCACCCGGCCGTTCCTCGGCAGCTTCCAGCGCTGGGACTATCCGCGGTTCGACGATACGGCCGAAGCGGCGCAGCGGGTGCGGGAAATGGCCGGGCTCTGA
- the dnaG gene encoding DNA primase produces MAFPPEFLEELKTRTRLSDVVGRHVALTKKGRELTGLCPFHQEKTPSFWVNDEKGVFHCFGCGASGDALEFVMRTEGLAFRDALEKLAQAAGLEVPAGSREDQEAGEKRQTLLGALEIATAYFKAQLRAPGGTAAVAYLKARGVSGEVAARFHLGFAPDRRGALYEELRKANVPENIMIEAGLVGRSDHDGTLYDRFRDRIIFPITDVRGRVIGFGGRTLGDGKPKYLNSPETPLFHKSRVLYGLGPARKAAYDTGEIIVAEGYMDVIALSQAGFRAAVAPLGTALTEDHLRLLWRGAPEPVLCFDGDAAGQRAAARAAERALALLAPGYSLRFAYLPAGEDPDSLIQTAGPAAMRALITEARPLVDQLWAMETADRRFETPERRARLDQRLEEITRQIADPAVRRHYRDAFFRLSRQFFGEKTRKSGGLAGRGGKKWRQDRDFGLDWGPNAGEGTRTRLDAARLRQRILLATLVNHLSIMDEVAEELGTLGFADGQLDRLRQEVINVASLHPDIDSEGLKDHLRTRNLAALVDQLLAPDLYRHAFFARPEASPEEAVSGFRDTLARYRREMSAEERAAMERDLAEDMSEESWSRFLAQKEEELARDGNEDEGGGAF; encoded by the coding sequence ATGGCATTCCCGCCCGAGTTTCTGGAAGAACTCAAGACGCGAACCCGGCTGTCCGATGTAGTCGGCCGGCACGTGGCCCTGACCAAGAAGGGCCGCGAACTGACGGGGCTGTGCCCGTTTCACCAGGAGAAGACACCCTCTTTCTGGGTCAATGACGAGAAAGGCGTGTTCCACTGTTTCGGCTGCGGGGCATCGGGCGACGCGCTCGAATTCGTCATGCGGACCGAGGGGCTGGCCTTTCGCGATGCCCTCGAAAAACTGGCGCAGGCAGCGGGTCTCGAGGTTCCGGCGGGGAGCCGGGAAGATCAGGAGGCCGGGGAAAAGCGCCAGACCCTGCTGGGGGCGCTCGAGATCGCGACCGCCTATTTCAAGGCGCAGCTTCGCGCGCCCGGGGGGACCGCCGCCGTCGCCTATCTGAAGGCGCGCGGCGTCTCGGGCGAGGTGGCAGCCAGGTTTCACCTGGGCTTCGCCCCGGATCGCCGGGGCGCGCTGTACGAGGAACTCAGGAAAGCGAATGTCCCTGAAAACATCATGATCGAGGCCGGGCTCGTCGGCCGCTCAGATCATGACGGGACACTTTACGATCGCTTCCGCGACCGGATCATCTTTCCCATTACCGACGTGCGCGGCCGGGTCATCGGTTTTGGCGGTCGCACGCTCGGCGACGGCAAGCCCAAATATCTCAACTCCCCCGAAACGCCGCTCTTCCACAAGTCGCGCGTGCTCTACGGGCTCGGCCCCGCGCGCAAGGCGGCTTATGACACGGGCGAGATCATCGTCGCCGAAGGCTATATGGATGTGATCGCGCTGAGCCAGGCGGGATTTCGCGCCGCGGTGGCGCCGCTGGGCACGGCCCTGACCGAGGATCACCTGCGGCTTCTCTGGCGGGGCGCGCCCGAACCGGTCCTGTGTTTCGATGGCGATGCGGCCGGCCAGCGCGCGGCGGCCCGCGCGGCGGAGCGCGCGCTGGCGCTGCTTGCGCCCGGGTATTCCCTGCGCTTCGCCTATCTGCCGGCGGGCGAGGACCCGGACAGTCTGATCCAGACGGCGGGGCCGGCGGCCATGCGCGCCCTTATCACCGAGGCCCGGCCGCTGGTCGATCAGCTCTGGGCCATGGAAACGGCCGACCGCCGCTTCGAGACGCCCGAGCGTCGCGCGCGCCTCGATCAGCGCCTCGAGGAGATCACCCGCCAGATCGCCGATCCGGCCGTGCGGCGTCACTATCGGGACGCGTTCTTCCGCCTTTCGCGGCAGTTTTTCGGCGAAAAAACGCGAAAATCGGGTGGTCTGGCCGGGCGCGGCGGCAAAAAATGGCGCCAGGACCGCGATTTCGGGCTGGATTGGGGCCCCAATGCGGGCGAAGGAACCCGGACCCGGCTGGATGCGGCCCGCCTGCGTCAGCGGATCCTCCTGGCTACCCTGGTCAACCATCTCTCGATCATGGACGAGGTGGCCGAGGAGCTGGGAACGCTTGGCTTCGCCGACGGCCAGCTTGACAGGCTTCGCCAGGAGGTCATAAACGTGGCCAGCCTCCATCCGGATATTGATTCTGAAGGGTTGAAGGACCATCTGAGGACCAGAAACCTGGCGGCCCTGGTTGACCAGCTGCTGGCGCCCGACCTCTACCGACACGCCTTTTTCGCCCGGCCTGAAGCCAGTCCCGAGGAGGCCGTTTCCGGCTTCCGGGACACACTGGCGCGGTATCGGCGCGAGATGTCGGCCGAGGAGCGAGCGGCGATGGAGCGCGACCTGGCCGAGGATATGAGTGAGGAAAGCTGGAGCCGCTTTCTCGCTCAAAAAGAGGAGGAACTGGCCCGTGACGGCAACGAGGACGAGGGCGGCGGTGCTTTCTGA